The following proteins come from a genomic window of Sorghum bicolor cultivar BTx623 chromosome 3, Sorghum_bicolor_NCBIv3, whole genome shotgun sequence:
- the LOC8085395 gene encoding trans-cinnamate 4-monooxygenase produces MDLLFVEKLLVGLFASVVVAIAVSKMRGRKLRLPPGPVPVPIFGNWLQVGDDLNHRNLAALARKFGDIFLLRMGQRNLVVVSSPPLAREVLHTQGVEFGSRTRNVVFDIFTGEGQDMVFTVYGDHWRKMRRIMTVPFFTNKVVQQYRHGWEAEAAAVVDDVRADPAAATEGVVLRRRLQLMMYNNMYRIMFDRRFESMDDPLFLRLRALNGERSRLAQSFEYNYGDFIPILRPFLRGYLRICKEVKETRLKLFKDFFLEERKKLASTKAVDSNGLKCAIDHILEAQQKGEINEDNVLYIVENINVAAIETTLWSIEWAIAELVNHPEIQQKLRQELDTVLAPGQQITEPDTHNLPYLQAVIKETLRLRMAIPLLVPHMNLHDAKLGGYDIPAESKILVNAWYLANNPESWKRPEEFRPERFLEEEKHVEANGNDFRYLPFGVGRRSCPGIILALPILGITIGRLVQNFELLPPPGQDKLDTTEKGGQFSLHILKHSNIVCKPRTF; encoded by the exons ATGGACCTTCTCTTCGTGGAGAAGCTCCTGGTCGGCCTCTTCGCGTCCGTCGTGGTCGCCATCGCGGTGTCCAAGATGCGTGGCCGCAAGCTCCGGCTGCCTCCCGGCCCCGTCCCCGTGCCCATCTTCGGCAACTGGCTGCAGGTCGGCGACGACCTCAACCACCGCAACCTGGCCGCGCTGGCCCGAAAATTCGGCGACATCTTCCTCCTCCGGATGGGGCAGCGCAACCTGGTGGTGGTGTCCTCGCCGCCGCTGGCGCGGGAGGTGCTCCACACGCAGGGCGTGGAGTTCGGCTCCCGCACCCGCAACGTGGTGTTCGACATCTTCACGGGGGAAGGGCAGGACATGGTGTTCACCGTGTACGGCGACCACTGGCGCAAGATGCGGCGCATCATGACCGTGCCTTTCTTCACCAACAAGGTGGTGCAGCAGTACCGGCACGGCTGGGAGGCCGAGGCGGCCGCCGTCGTCGACGACGTGCGCGCCGACCCGGCGGCGGCCACCGAGGGCGTCGtgctccgccgccgcctgcaGCTCATGATGTACAACAACATGTACCGCATCATGTTCGACCGGCGCTTCGAGAGCATGGACGACCCGCTCTTCCTCCGCCTCAGGGCGCTCAACGGCGAGCGCAGCCGCCTCGCGCAGAGCTTCGAGTACAACTACGGCGACTTCATCCCCATCCTCCGCCCCTTCCTCCGCGGCTACCTCAGGATCTGCAAGGAGGTCAAGGAGACACGCCTCAAGCTCTTCAAGGACTTCTTCCTCGAGGAGAGGAA GAAGCTGGCGAGCACCAAGGCCGTCGACAGCAACGGGCTCAAGTGCGCCATTGATCACATCCTGGAGGCACAGCAGAAGGGTGAGATAAACGAGGACAATGTGCTCTACATCGTCGAGAACATTAACGTTGCAG CGATCGAGACAACACTGTGGTCGATCGAGTGGGCGATCGCGGAGCTGGTGAACCACCCGGAGATCCAGCAGAAGCTGCGGCAGGAGCTGGACACGGTGCTGGCGCCAGGCCAGCAGATCACGGAGCCGGACACGCACAACCTCCCCTACCTGCAGGCGGTGATCAAGGAGACGCTGCGGCTGCGGATGGCCATCCCGCTGCTGGTGCCGCACATGAACCTCCACGACGCCAAGCTCGGCGGCTACGACATCCCCGCCGAGAGCAAGATCCTCGTCAACGCCTGGTACCTCGCCAACAACCCCGAGAGCTGGAAGCGGCCCGAGGAGTTCCGGCCCGAGCGCTTCCTGGAGGAGGAGAAGCACGTGGAGGCCAACGGCAACGACTTCAGGTACCTGCCCTTCGGCGTCGGCCGCAGGAGCTGCCCCGGCATCATCCTCGCGCTGCCCATCCTCGGCATCACCATCGGCCGCCTCGTCCAGAACTTCGAGCTGCTACCGCCGCCCGGGCAGGACAAGCTCGACACCACCGAGAAGGGAGGCCAGTTCAGTCTCCACATCTTGAAGCATTCCAACATCGTGTGCAAGCCAAGAACGTTCTAA